In one Paraburkholderia azotifigens genomic region, the following are encoded:
- a CDS encoding amino acid aminotransferase: MFEHIPAYPGDPILSLNEDFQRDPRTNKVNLSIGIYFDENGTLPVMSSVREAEAAIVAQGTPRSYLPMSGLPAYRDAAQALVFGADSAARAAGRIATVQTVGGSGALKVGADFLKRHFAGSQVWLSDPSWENHRVVFEAAGHTVNTYPYYDDATGGLRFDAMRDTIDALPERSIVLLHACCHNPTGVDLTAEQWRELVPVLQRRKLIAFVDMAYQGFGDGLEEDAACVRLLAGADVPMIVANSFSKNFSLYGERCGALSVVCNDAAEAQRVLGQLTFTIRANYSNPPMHGARLVAGVLGDPKLRASWDDELRVMRERIHEMRHAIYEGLAGRVDEVMRARYIAQVGMFTYTGLSAEQVETLRVEHGIYLLRSGRMCVAGLNRSNVAYVASAIAAVAGPGAR; this comes from the coding sequence ATGTTCGAACATATCCCCGCCTATCCCGGCGACCCGATCCTGAGCCTCAACGAAGACTTCCAGCGCGATCCGCGCACGAACAAGGTCAATCTGAGCATCGGCATTTACTTCGACGAAAACGGCACGCTGCCCGTGATGTCGTCGGTGCGCGAAGCCGAAGCCGCGATCGTCGCGCAGGGCACGCCGCGCTCGTATCTGCCGATGTCGGGCCTTCCTGCCTATCGCGACGCCGCGCAGGCGCTCGTGTTCGGCGCCGACAGCGCCGCGCGCGCCGCGGGCCGTATCGCGACGGTGCAGACGGTGGGCGGCTCGGGCGCATTGAAGGTCGGCGCGGATTTCCTCAAGCGTCATTTCGCGGGATCGCAGGTGTGGCTCTCCGATCCGAGCTGGGAAAACCACCGCGTCGTGTTCGAAGCGGCGGGGCACACGGTCAACACCTATCCGTACTACGACGATGCAACGGGCGGCCTGCGCTTCGACGCGATGCGCGACACGATCGACGCCTTGCCCGAGCGCAGCATCGTGCTGCTGCACGCGTGCTGCCACAACCCGACGGGCGTCGATCTCACGGCTGAGCAATGGCGCGAACTCGTGCCCGTGCTGCAGCGTCGCAAGCTCATTGCCTTCGTCGACATGGCGTATCAGGGCTTCGGCGACGGCCTCGAAGAAGATGCCGCGTGCGTGCGCCTGCTCGCGGGCGCCGACGTGCCGATGATCGTCGCGAACTCGTTTTCGAAGAACTTCTCGCTGTACGGCGAGCGCTGCGGCGCATTGAGCGTCGTATGCAACGACGCAGCGGAAGCGCAGCGCGTGCTGGGCCAGCTGACCTTCACGATCCGCGCAAACTACAGCAATCCGCCTATGCACGGCGCGCGGCTCGTTGCCGGCGTGCTGGGCGATCCGAAGCTGCGCGCGTCGTGGGACGACGAGCTGCGCGTGATGCGCGAGCGCATCCATGAAATGCGCCATGCGATTTACGAAGGGCTCGCGGGACGCGTCGATGAAGTGATGCGCGCGCGTTACATCGCTCAGGTCGGCATGTTCACGTACACGGGGCTGTCGGCGGAACAGGTCGAAACGCTGCGCGTCGAGCATGGCATTTATCTGCTGCGTTCGGGCCGTATGTGCGTCGCGGGCCTGAATCGCAGCAACGTCGCGTATGTCGCATCGGCGATCGCGGCTGTTGCAGGACCCGGCGCGCGCTGA
- a CDS encoding class II aldolase/adducin family protein: MEIMERDEHNTPTVHPDEWQARVQLAACYRVFDMLGWTELIYNHITVRLPESVTGGAKQFLINPFGLLYSEVTARNLVKIDAQGRILDGSTYPVNPAGFTVHAALHEGIPDAHCVMHTHTTAGVAVACYEGGLEQTNFYSAQLHERIAYHDFEGITIHAEEGPRLVEHIGDRQAVILRNHGLLAWGTTLPQAFAYLWTLNRACEIQVATFAMGRARPVTEAIAAQCSRDALQFDTRYGAGQDVFDALVRKVDAIDASYKD; encoded by the coding sequence ATGGAGATCATGGAGCGAGACGAACACAATACGCCGACGGTGCATCCCGACGAGTGGCAGGCGCGCGTTCAATTGGCCGCGTGCTATCGCGTCTTCGATATGCTGGGCTGGACCGAACTGATCTACAACCACATCACGGTGCGGCTGCCCGAAAGCGTGACGGGTGGAGCGAAGCAATTCCTGATCAATCCATTCGGCCTGCTTTACAGTGAAGTCACCGCGCGCAATCTGGTGAAGATCGATGCGCAAGGGCGCATCCTCGACGGCTCGACGTATCCCGTCAATCCCGCCGGCTTCACCGTGCATGCGGCGCTGCACGAAGGCATACCCGATGCGCATTGCGTGATGCATACGCATACGACAGCGGGCGTCGCGGTTGCGTGCTACGAAGGCGGACTGGAGCAGACGAACTTCTACAGCGCGCAACTTCACGAGCGCATTGCGTATCACGACTTCGAGGGCATCACGATCCATGCGGAAGAGGGGCCGCGGCTCGTCGAGCATATAGGCGACCGGCAGGCGGTGATTCTGCGCAATCATGGCCTGCTCGCGTGGGGCACGACGCTGCCGCAAGCGTTCGCGTATCTGTGGACGTTGAACCGCGCGTGCGAGATCCAGGTCGCGACGTTCGCGATGGGCCGCGCGCGGCCCGTGACGGAGGCGATTGCCGCGCAATGCTCGCGCGATGCGCTGCAATTCGATACGCGCTATGGCGCAGGCCAGGATGTGTTCGACGCGCTGGTGCGCAAGGTCGATGCGATCGACGCCAGCTATAAAGACTGA
- a CDS encoding 2-dehydropantoate 2-reductase — protein MKVCIYGAGAIGGWMGVKLAQAGCDVSVVARGATLEALRKHGLRLVESGETHTVEVKASDDPAALGAQDLVIVAVKAPGMAAVAQRIGPLLGADTVVLTAMNGVPWWFGAGLHGEFAGARLACVDPDGSIAAAIPAERTLGCVVHASCRVDAPGVIAHHQGRGLIVGEATGRASERVASLVERLRKAGFDATASDQIQRDVWYKLWGNMTMNPMSAITGATTDKILSDPLARDFVTRVMLEAKAIGARFGIPIEQAPEDRHAVTLKLGAMRTSMLQDVEAGKAVELDALVGAVCELGKLTGVDAPYANALFGLARLHAQVRGLYPLG, from the coding sequence ATGAAGGTCTGCATTTACGGCGCGGGCGCGATCGGCGGATGGATGGGCGTCAAGCTCGCACAGGCGGGCTGCGACGTGAGCGTGGTCGCGCGCGGGGCGACGCTCGAAGCGTTGCGCAAACACGGCCTGCGCCTCGTCGAGAGCGGCGAGACGCACACGGTTGAGGTCAAGGCGAGCGACGATCCCGCAGCGCTCGGCGCGCAGGATCTCGTGATCGTCGCGGTGAAGGCGCCGGGCATGGCTGCCGTCGCGCAGCGCATCGGGCCGCTGCTGGGCGCGGACACCGTCGTGCTGACGGCGATGAACGGCGTGCCGTGGTGGTTCGGCGCCGGCCTGCACGGCGAATTCGCGGGCGCGCGCCTCGCTTGCGTCGATCCCGACGGATCGATCGCCGCCGCGATTCCCGCCGAACGCACGCTCGGATGCGTCGTGCATGCGAGCTGCCGCGTCGATGCGCCGGGCGTCATCGCGCATCATCAGGGACGTGGGCTGATCGTCGGCGAAGCGACGGGGCGCGCGAGCGAGCGCGTCGCGTCGCTCGTCGAACGGCTGCGCAAAGCGGGCTTCGACGCGACGGCTTCCGACCAGATTCAGCGCGACGTCTGGTACAAGCTGTGGGGCAACATGACGATGAACCCGATGAGCGCGATCACGGGCGCAACCACGGACAAGATCCTCAGCGATCCGCTCGCGCGCGATTTCGTCACGCGGGTGATGCTGGAAGCGAAAGCGATCGGCGCGCGCTTCGGTATTCCCATCGAGCAGGCGCCCGAGGATCGCCACGCCGTCACGCTCAAGCTCGGCGCGATGCGCACGTCGATGCTGCAGGACGTCGAAGCGGGCAAGGCTGTCGAACTCGACGCGCTGGTCGGCGCGGTGTGCGAACTCGGCAAGCTGACGGGCGTCGATGCGCCGTATGCGAATGCGCTGTTTGGGCTGGCCCGTCTGCACGCTCAGGTACGCGGGCTGTATCCTCTCGGCTGA
- a CDS encoding cytochrome P450 — MKFTDLSSPAYFDDPYPFYEGIRSAGAFVPLAPSILLTGRHAVIDALLPDRRMGKTYMPSVVARYGETAREQPVFQALERTFLMMNPPAHTRLRALLMKAFNARQIETLRTIAEETTDSLIDAMQGKPEVDLVSEFAMPLPLQIICRLLDVPVEEGERFGDAASLLVSAFDLAPLSPEALARANQAALDLEQYFRAVIAERRAAPGHDIISSLIQAEEGGERLSEDEIVSNVILLFVAGHETTSNMLGNALIALHRHPEQLARLKSDPSLVSKAVAECARYDTAVQMVVRTAFDDIDVDGQTLPRGSIVFMLLGSANRDPERFGAPDTLDIGREPAGHLLTFGAGIHYCLGARLAMMELDIALHKLLTRLPRLRLTNLDALQWRRRNNLRGVETLTAAL, encoded by the coding sequence ATGAAATTCACCGACCTCTCGTCCCCAGCCTATTTCGACGATCCTTACCCGTTCTACGAAGGCATCCGCAGCGCGGGCGCCTTCGTTCCGCTCGCGCCCAGCATCCTGCTGACGGGCCGCCACGCCGTCATCGACGCGCTGCTGCCCGATCGCCGCATGGGCAAGACCTATATGCCGAGCGTGGTCGCGCGCTACGGCGAGACGGCGCGCGAGCAGCCCGTGTTCCAGGCACTCGAACGCACGTTCCTGATGATGAATCCGCCCGCGCACACGCGGCTGCGAGCGCTGCTGATGAAGGCATTCAATGCCCGGCAGATCGAAACGCTGCGCACGATCGCCGAGGAAACGACGGACAGCCTGATCGACGCGATGCAGGGCAAGCCCGAGGTCGATCTCGTGAGCGAGTTCGCGATGCCGCTGCCGTTGCAGATCATCTGCCGTCTGCTCGATGTGCCCGTCGAAGAAGGCGAGCGTTTCGGCGACGCGGCGAGCCTGCTGGTGTCGGCGTTCGATCTCGCGCCGCTGTCGCCCGAAGCGCTCGCGCGCGCGAACCAGGCGGCCCTCGATCTCGAGCAGTATTTCCGTGCGGTGATCGCCGAGCGGCGCGCGGCGCCCGGTCACGACATCATCTCGTCGCTGATTCAGGCGGAAGAGGGCGGCGAGCGGCTGTCGGAAGACGAAATCGTGTCGAACGTGATCCTGCTGTTCGTCGCGGGACACGAGACCACGTCGAACATGCTCGGCAACGCGCTGATCGCGCTGCATCGCCATCCGGAGCAACTGGCGCGGCTGAAGAGCGACCCGTCGCTGGTGTCGAAGGCGGTGGCCGAGTGCGCGCGCTACGACACGGCTGTGCAGATGGTCGTGCGCACTGCGTTCGACGATATCGACGTGGACGGGCAGACGCTGCCGCGCGGCTCGATCGTCTTCATGCTGCTCGGCTCGGCCAATCGCGACCCGGAGCGTTTCGGCGCACCGGATACGCTCGATATCGGCCGCGAACCAGCAGGACATCTGCTGACTTTCGGCGCAGGCATTCACTACTGCCTCGGCGCGCGTCTCGCGATGATGGAACTCGACATCGCGCTGCACAAGCTGCTGACGCGTCTGCCGCGACTGCGCCTCACGAACCTCGATGCATTGCAGTGGCGCAGGCGGAACAACCTGCGCGGCGTCGAGACGCTGACGGCCGCTCTATGA
- a CDS encoding serine/threonine dehydratase family protein, which produces MTLHIDTPLLESQPLSHALGRRVLLKMDALQPPGSFKIRGIGYACEQHANQGKRRFVSSSGGNAGIAVAYAGRALSIPVTVVVPQSTGERAKDLIRLQGADVIVHGATWQEANAYALEQAGPDDAFIHPFDDPLLWHGHASMIDEVARAGAKFDAVVLSVGGGGLMAGAIEGLRRNGLGNIPVIAVETEGASSLAQSVRAGERIELPGITSVATSLGAKQVCEQAFTLTQTHPVECVVVSDAEAVNASRQFVDDHRVLVEPACGASLALVYRRTEALQRFDSVLVIVCGGAGTTIEQLERWHREMV; this is translated from the coding sequence ATGACACTGCACATCGACACGCCGCTTCTCGAATCCCAACCGCTCAGCCATGCGCTCGGCCGCCGCGTGCTGCTGAAGATGGACGCGCTTCAGCCGCCCGGCTCGTTCAAGATTCGCGGCATCGGCTATGCATGCGAACAGCATGCAAACCAGGGCAAGCGCCGGTTCGTGTCGTCGTCGGGCGGCAATGCGGGCATCGCCGTCGCCTACGCGGGCCGCGCGCTGTCGATCCCCGTCACCGTGGTCGTGCCGCAAAGCACGGGCGAGCGCGCGAAAGACCTGATCCGCCTGCAAGGCGCTGACGTGATCGTGCATGGCGCGACCTGGCAGGAAGCGAATGCGTACGCGCTCGAACAGGCCGGTCCCGACGATGCGTTCATCCATCCGTTCGACGATCCCCTGTTGTGGCACGGCCATGCGTCGATGATCGACGAGGTGGCGCGCGCGGGTGCGAAGTTCGATGCCGTCGTGCTCTCCGTGGGCGGCGGCGGATTGATGGCAGGTGCGATCGAAGGTTTGCGGCGCAACGGTCTCGGCAACATCCCCGTGATCGCCGTCGAAACGGAAGGCGCGTCGTCGCTCGCGCAGTCGGTGCGCGCGGGCGAGCGCATCGAATTGCCGGGCATCACGAGCGTGGCGACATCGCTCGGCGCGAAGCAGGTCTGCGAGCAGGCCTTTACGCTCACGCAGACGCATCCTGTCGAATGCGTGGTGGTATCGGATGCGGAAGCAGTGAACGCGTCGCGCCAGTTCGTCGACGATCATCGCGTGCTGGTCGAACCCGCGTGCGGCGCGAGCCTGGCGCTCGTTTATCGGCGTACGGAAGCGTTGCAGCGTTTCGACAGCGTGCTCGTGATCGTGTGCGGCGGCGCCGGCACGACCATCGAGCAACTGGAACGCTGGCATCGCGAGATGGTGTGA
- a CDS encoding ABC transporter ATP-binding protein, giving the protein MASKKLDFGAQAFRSVLGFTFIHWRRQPVRVAGIAAFALLAAFADVLTPLFAGRLVDALASGSTLGKDVAAHPALTAFGVLIALGIGGTLLRQLVYRSIIVMTLKMMSAICANAFHRVQRFSTDWHANSFAGSTVRKITRGIWALDLLNDTLLIALLPSLVMLAGSTVLLGIHWPVMGVVVGVGSLLYVTVTVALSLGYVAPAARLGNLWDTRMGGALADAVSCNAVVKAFGAEEREEARLERVIGKWRQRTRRTWQRGTTNGGVQGAMLAAMQAAILGAALLLWLRDEASVGDITYALTTFFVLQGYLRDVGMHVRNLQRSVNDMEELVALEREPLGIEDKRGACAIEIEQGEIRFEHVTFRYGAQRTALYNDFSLRIAPGERIGLVGHSGSGKTTFIKLIQRLYDIDEGRITIDGQNIADVQQASLRRRIAIVQQEPVLFHRSLAENIAYARPGASFDDIVQAAKLASAHDFIDALPHGYDTLVGERGVKLSGGERQRVAIARAFLADAPILIFDEATSSLDSESELLIQQAMERLMVGRTTLVVAHRLSTVRALDRLLVLDKGRVVEEGSHEQLIRIDNGVYRRLFERQALELTKGLLNDGPVRASERFSGDPSLIAGK; this is encoded by the coding sequence ATGGCTAGCAAAAAACTCGACTTTGGCGCGCAAGCGTTCAGAAGCGTTCTCGGCTTCACTTTTATCCACTGGCGCAGGCAGCCGGTGCGCGTCGCGGGCATCGCCGCGTTCGCGCTGCTGGCCGCGTTCGCCGACGTGCTGACGCCGCTCTTCGCGGGCCGTCTGGTCGATGCGCTCGCCTCGGGCAGCACGCTCGGCAAGGACGTGGCCGCGCATCCTGCACTGACGGCGTTCGGCGTGCTGATTGCGCTCGGCATCGGCGGCACGCTGCTGCGGCAGCTGGTGTACCGCAGCATCATCGTGATGACGCTCAAGATGATGAGCGCGATCTGCGCGAACGCGTTTCATCGCGTGCAGCGCTTTTCGACCGACTGGCACGCGAACAGCTTCGCGGGCTCGACGGTGCGCAAGATCACGCGCGGCATCTGGGCGCTCGACCTGCTCAACGACACGCTGCTGATCGCGCTGCTGCCGTCGCTGGTGATGCTCGCCGGCTCGACGGTGCTGCTCGGCATTCACTGGCCCGTGATGGGCGTCGTGGTCGGCGTCGGCTCGCTGCTGTACGTCACGGTGACGGTCGCGCTTTCGCTCGGCTATGTGGCGCCCGCCGCGCGTCTCGGCAATCTGTGGGATACGCGCATGGGCGGCGCGCTCGCGGATGCCGTGAGCTGCAACGCGGTCGTCAAGGCGTTTGGCGCGGAAGAGCGCGAGGAAGCGCGGCTCGAACGCGTGATCGGCAAATGGCGGCAGCGCACGCGCCGCACGTGGCAGCGTGGAACGACCAACGGCGGCGTGCAGGGCGCGATGCTCGCGGCGATGCAGGCGGCGATCCTCGGCGCGGCGCTGCTGCTGTGGCTGCGCGACGAAGCGAGCGTGGGCGACATCACGTATGCGCTGACCACGTTCTTCGTGCTGCAAGGCTATCTGCGCGACGTCGGCATGCACGTGCGCAACCTGCAGCGCTCGGTCAACGACATGGAAGAACTCGTCGCGCTGGAACGCGAGCCGCTCGGCATCGAAGACAAGCGAGGCGCGTGCGCCATCGAGATCGAACAGGGCGAAATCCGCTTTGAGCACGTGACGTTCCGCTACGGCGCGCAGCGCACGGCCCTGTACAACGACTTCTCGCTGCGCATCGCACCGGGCGAGCGGATCGGTCTCGTCGGTCATTCGGGTTCGGGCAAGACGACGTTCATCAAACTGATCCAGCGCCTGTACGACATCGACGAAGGCCGCATCACGATCGACGGGCAGAACATCGCCGACGTGCAGCAGGCGTCGTTGCGCCGCCGCATCGCGATCGTGCAGCAGGAGCCCGTGCTGTTCCACCGCTCGCTTGCAGAGAACATTGCGTACGCGCGGCCGGGCGCATCGTTCGACGACATCGTGCAGGCCGCGAAACTCGCCAGCGCGCACGATTTCATCGACGCGCTGCCGCACGGCTACGACACGCTGGTCGGCGAACGCGGCGTCAAGCTGTCGGGCGGCGAGCGCCAGCGGGTCGCGATCGCGCGCGCGTTCCTCGCCGACGCGCCGATCCTGATCTTCGACGAAGCCACATCGAGCCTCGACAGCGAAAGCGAGCTGCTGATCCAGCAGGCGATGGAGCGATTGATGGTGGGACGCACAACGCTGGTCGTCGCGCACCGGCTGTCGACCGTGCGCGCGCTCGACCGTCTGCTGGTGCTCGACAAGGGCCGCGTGGTCGAAGAAGGCAGCCACGAGCAACTGATCCGGATCGACAACGGCGTGTACCGGCGGCTTTTCGAGCGCCAGGCGCTGGAGTTGACCAAGGGTCTGCTAAACGACGGCCCCGTGCGTGCCAGCGAGCGTTTTTCCGGCGATCCGAGCCTGATCGCCGGGAAGTAG
- a CDS encoding phytoene/squalene synthase family protein, whose protein sequence is MSSSTRAFLLGPLLKGVSRSFYLTLRILPAGMRDPIGLAYLLARAADTIADTALIPPGQRLALLLALREQVNGATDDGELARRLASEVAGQQTQSDEKVLLESIARALDVLQQLDASDRAAVREIVTTLTTGMEFDLRTFPDERSGQIVALREWDELDRYTYLVAGCVGEFWTKMTYAHLPGTLKADAATMLERGVRFGKALQMTNVLRDCGKDLRIGRCYLPSVMLDRFGLTPPMLLAPQASMRAQPLMRELVRKSLDHFRAALDYTLAIPRFSLRLRLACVWPIVIGLETLLLLVDNAHWLEPSKVSKVRRNQVYGIIARSLPVSLSDARLRSWVEGLIGAIESRIGAG, encoded by the coding sequence ATGTCCAGTTCCACCCGGGCCTTTCTGCTGGGCCCGTTGCTCAAAGGGGTGTCCCGTTCCTTCTATCTGACGCTGCGCATTCTGCCTGCGGGCATGCGCGACCCGATCGGGCTCGCGTATCTGCTCGCGCGCGCCGCGGACACGATCGCCGATACCGCGCTGATTCCGCCCGGGCAACGGCTCGCGTTGCTGCTGGCGTTGCGCGAACAGGTGAACGGCGCAACGGACGACGGCGAGCTCGCGCGTCGTCTGGCAAGCGAAGTGGCGGGGCAGCAAACGCAGTCGGATGAAAAGGTGCTGCTCGAATCGATTGCACGGGCGCTCGACGTGCTGCAGCAACTCGACGCGTCCGACCGTGCCGCCGTGCGCGAGATCGTCACGACGCTCACGACGGGCATGGAATTCGATCTGCGCACCTTCCCCGATGAACGCTCGGGCCAGATCGTCGCGCTGCGCGAATGGGATGAACTGGACCGCTACACGTATCTGGTTGCGGGCTGCGTCGGCGAGTTCTGGACGAAGATGACCTACGCGCATCTGCCCGGCACGCTGAAAGCCGACGCCGCGACGATGCTCGAGCGCGGCGTGCGCTTCGGCAAGGCGCTGCAGATGACAAACGTGTTGCGCGACTGCGGCAAGGATTTGCGGATCGGGCGCTGCTATCTGCCGTCGGTGATGCTCGACCGTTTCGGCCTCACGCCGCCGATGTTGCTGGCGCCGCAGGCGTCGATGCGCGCACAGCCCCTGATGCGCGAACTCGTGCGCAAGTCGCTCGATCACTTTCGCGCGGCGCTCGATTACACGCTGGCGATTCCGCGTTTCTCGCTGCGGCTGCGGCTCGCGTGCGTGTGGCCGATCGTGATCGGTCTCGAAACGCTGCTGCTGCTGGTCGATAACGCGCACTGGCTGGAACCGTCGAAGGTGTCGAAAGTCCGGCGCAATCAGGTGTACGGGATCATCGCGCGTTCGCTGCCCGTGTCGTTGTCGGATGCGCGCCTGCGCAGCTGGGTCGAGGGGCTGATCGGCGCGATCGAATCGCGCATCGGTGCAGGATAA
- a CDS encoding DOPA 4,5-dioxygenase family protein, producing MTAVVNWHAHIYFDQATRDAAWSLRESIEARFGDRLEIGRFHERPVGPHPMWSYQLKFDTALFAELFEWLALNHGKLDVFLHPNTGDALRDHRDSAAWIGRSYQLNLAALGG from the coding sequence ATGACGGCAGTGGTCAACTGGCACGCACACATCTATTTCGATCAGGCGACGCGCGACGCCGCATGGTCGCTGCGCGAAAGCATCGAGGCGCGCTTCGGCGACCGGCTCGAGATCGGGCGTTTTCACGAGCGTCCCGTCGGTCCGCATCCGATGTGGTCGTATCAGCTCAAGTTCGACACGGCGCTGTTCGCCGAACTGTTCGAATGGCTCGCGCTCAATCACGGCAAGCTCGACGTCTTCCTGCATCCGAATACGGGCGACGCGCTGCGCGATCACCGCGATTCGGCCGCGTGGATCGGGCGTTCGTATCAACTGAATCTCGCCGCGCTGGGCGGCTAG
- a CDS encoding FprA family A-type flavoprotein — MTVTNAVSGTNVHEVADGIYRINTPIVFEGGPGGFSFNQYLIVDDEPLLFHTGPRKMFPLVREALASVLPPESLRHIAFSHVEADECGSLNEWLAVAPYAQPLCSAVAKMVSIDDLAGRPARGLDDGEAVDLGRHRLRWLATPHLPHAWECGMLVDDTTQTLFCGDLFTQGGADLPAVTSADILGPSEAFRRSMDYYSHTKHGDAMLERLAALAPRTLACMHGSAWQGDGAALLRALAGSLRE, encoded by the coding sequence ATGACGGTCACCAATGCCGTGTCGGGCACCAACGTCCATGAGGTGGCGGACGGGATCTACAGGATCAACACGCCCATCGTGTTCGAAGGCGGGCCCGGCGGATTCTCGTTCAACCAGTATCTGATCGTCGACGACGAGCCGCTGCTCTTCCATACGGGCCCGCGCAAGATGTTCCCGCTCGTGCGCGAAGCGCTCGCGTCCGTGCTGCCGCCCGAAAGCCTGCGGCACATCGCGTTCTCGCATGTCGAAGCCGACGAGTGCGGCTCGCTGAACGAGTGGCTCGCCGTCGCGCCGTACGCGCAGCCGCTGTGCAGCGCAGTCGCCAAGATGGTGTCGATCGACGATCTCGCCGGGCGTCCCGCGCGCGGCCTCGACGACGGCGAAGCAGTCGATCTCGGCCGGCATCGTCTGCGCTGGCTCGCGACGCCGCATCTGCCTCACGCATGGGAGTGCGGCATGCTCGTCGACGACACCACGCAGACGCTGTTTTGCGGCGATCTCTTCACGCAGGGCGGCGCGGATCTGCCCGCCGTCACGAGCGCGGATATTCTGGGCCCGAGCGAGGCATTCCGGCGCAGCATGGATTACTACTCGCATACGAAGCACGGCGACGCGATGCTCGAGCGGCTCGCCGCGCTCGCGCCACGCACGCTTGCGTGCATGCACGGGAGCGCGTGGCAGGGCGACGGCGCGGCGCTGCTGCGCGCGCTTGCCGGGTCGCTGCGCGAATAA
- a CDS encoding glutathione S-transferase family protein, protein MTLTLYAHPFSSYCQKALTALYENGTPFEYRRLDEPGAMDELAARWPIRRFPMLVDEGRTIAEATVIIEHLALFHPGPVQLLPNDPRAALDVRFMDRFFDNYMATPQQKIVFDAMRNESERDARGVADARELLDRAYTWLDNLMKDREWATGDQFSLADCGAAPFLFYADWTHRIDPKFEYVHAYRKRLLKRPSFARAVDEARPYRHLFPLGAPDRD, encoded by the coding sequence ATGACCTTGACGCTCTACGCCCATCCCTTTTCTTCCTATTGCCAGAAGGCGCTCACCGCGCTCTATGAGAACGGAACGCCGTTCGAATATCGCCGCCTCGACGAACCCGGCGCGATGGACGAACTCGCCGCGCGCTGGCCGATCCGGCGTTTTCCGATGCTCGTCGACGAAGGCCGCACGATCGCCGAAGCGACCGTGATCATCGAGCATCTCGCGCTGTTTCATCCGGGCCCCGTGCAGCTGCTGCCCAACGACCCGCGCGCGGCGCTCGACGTGCGCTTCATGGACCGTTTCTTCGACAACTACATGGCGACGCCGCAGCAGAAGATCGTTTTCGATGCGATGCGCAATGAGAGCGAGCGCGACGCGCGCGGCGTTGCCGATGCGCGTGAACTGCTCGACAGGGCGTACACGTGGCTCGACAACCTGATGAAAGACCGCGAGTGGGCAACGGGTGACCAGTTCAGTCTCGCGGACTGCGGCGCGGCGCCGTTTCTCTTCTATGCCGACTGGACGCACCGCATCGACCCGAAGTTCGAATACGTGCACGCGTATCGCAAGCGTCTGCTGAAACGGCCGTCGTTCGCGCGCGCTGTCGACGAGGCGCGGCCTTACCGGCATCTGTTTCCGCTCGGCGCACCGGATCGCGACTGA
- a CDS encoding DUF899 domain-containing protein, giving the protein MPTASSLVPAAELATRNGRHFPNESVEYRRARDALLAAEIELRRQIERVAEQRRALPPGGEVTGDYRFVGEAGPVDFAGLFGDKDTLVIYSFMFGPQRERPCPMCTSLLGAWDGEARDIAQRIALAVVARSPIERLTAFKKERGWRDLRLYSDVNGAYSRDFGAISDDGGDDPAFQVFTRRDGTIRHFYASEMGFPTADPGQDPRGAPDLMPMWTIFDMTPEGRDPYWYPKLDYTR; this is encoded by the coding sequence ATGCCCACTGCATCCTCCCTCGTGCCCGCCGCCGAGCTTGCGACGCGCAACGGCAGACACTTTCCGAACGAGAGCGTCGAGTATCGCCGCGCCCGCGATGCGCTGCTCGCGGCGGAAATCGAATTGCGCCGCCAGATCGAACGCGTCGCCGAGCAGCGCCGCGCGCTGCCGCCGGGCGGCGAGGTGACGGGCGATTACCGCTTCGTCGGCGAAGCGGGGCCCGTCGATTTCGCGGGCCTGTTCGGCGACAAGGACACGCTCGTGATCTACAGCTTCATGTTCGGACCGCAGCGCGAGAGGCCGTGTCCGATGTGCACGTCGCTGCTCGGCGCATGGGACGGCGAGGCGCGTGATATCGCGCAGCGCATCGCGTTGGCCGTGGTGGCGCGCTCGCCGATCGAGCGGCTGACGGCGTTCAAGAAGGAGCGGGGCTGGCGCGATCTGAGGCTGTATTCGGATGTGAACGGTGCGTACAGCCGCGACTTCGGCGCGATCAGCGACGACGGCGGCGATGACCCGGCGTTCCAGGTCTTCACACGCCGAGACGGCACGATCCGGCATTTTTACGCGTCGGAGATGGGTTTTCCGACGGCCGATCCCGGTCAGGATCCGCGCGGTGCACCCGATCTGATGCCAATGTGGACGATCTTCGACATGACGCCCGAAGGGCGCGATCCGTACTGGTATCCGAAGCTCGATTACACGCGCTGA